The genomic stretch GATGCGATGACAGTCGTGACGCTCGATCAGATGAAGGCGCATCTGAATGTGACTTATGGTCGCGACGACGATCTGATTTCAAAGAAGATCGCCGCTGCTCAAAACTGAACCGCCCCGGGTTTGCCGGAGGCTGATTGTCATTAGTTACGCGGCCATGTCTTCAGTTTCCAGAGCCGCGTAGAAGTTTGCCTCGGCTTCTGCCGGCGGGATATTCCCGATGGGCTCGAGCAGACGGCGGTTGTTGAACCAGTCCACCCATTCCAGCGTCGCGTATTCGACACTCTCGAAGCTGCGCCAGGGGCCACGGCGATGGATGACTTCGGCCTTGTAGAGCCCGTTGATGGTCTCGGCCAAGGCATTGTCATA from Martelella sp. AD-3 encodes the following:
- a CDS encoding phage head-tail connector protein — its product is MTVVTLDQMKAHLNVTYGRDDDLISKKIAAAQN